CCTTTTCGACGCCGCTATTGAGGTCATAGCCTGCCTGAACCAGTGGCAGCACGCCAAGATTGATTGCAGCGAACCAGGGTTCCATCCTGTCAAATGCTGCGACCGGCATGCCAATGGCGGTCATGGCACGGTCAAAGGTGGCTTTTTCTGTCTCGTCCAGCTTGCCGCGCAGCGGATTGTTGAAGTCGATGGCCCTGCTGGTGATAATTTCCTGCATCTTGGCAGGGTCAGGCTCGATCATTTCGAGCACAAGTTCATCCGAGGCATCAAATGCATCGCGTACTGCCTCGTCGAACCAGCTCAGTTTCGGCCTCAGCAGGTGCAGCGTACCGAAAAGGTAAATGGTGGTGTCTTCATCCTGTACTATCCACAGAGCCGGATCGACATCGGTCATATCCGTGGCTTCCGGTGTGGCTTGGGCTGACTCCTGCTCGGCAAGTGCAGGAGCGGGGGTGGCAAATGCGGCGCCGATACTGGTCATAACCAGGCCAAGTGTCGGGATGGAGCGGGTAAAAAAGCTGATGTTCACGCGAATTTCCTTCAATGGGTGGGGAATGGGGATAAAATCTTGCCATTGCCTTAAACTGGGCTGCGTTAAATCCGGTGAGGCACCCTATGGAAGGGAAAGGATGAACCGGACATGGGCGGTGGTGTCATAGATTATCCGGGTTGAACGCCGTCATCGAAAATTTCTTCTATTGCCTGGCCAAACAGCCGCGCAATGCGAAAAGCGAGTGGTAGTGACGGATCATATTTGCCGGTCTCGATAGCGTTGACCGCCTGTCGAGAGACATCGAGATGCTGGGCCAGCTCTGCCTGACTCCAGTTGCGCTCGGCGCGCAAGACCTTGAGCCGGTTCTTCATCGCTACAGGCCTTTCACGCGCAGGGTGAACCAGGCCGATGAGAAACCGATCATCAGCAGTGCGATGATATCATTCCCCATGGGTACCGGTATGCCCGGCCCGAATTTCGCCAGCAACATCCAAGCAGCATGGCTGAACAATATAGTGGGCAAAGTCGCCAGCGCCGCCGTCGCCATAAGCTGAAAGGCATAATCCTCGCTGCAGCGCCGGTCGATGCCGGTGCCGATGGAGAAAATAACCGCGAAAATGGCAATCACCGGGATCAGTATCGCAGCGGCGATGACAGGTTGCACGGCTTCGGCATTGGCAGCTATCCGCTCCACATCGGGGGTATCGCCCAGATCGGAGATCAGGCTGACTATACCGATCACCATCAGCAACACGAACATCACATTGAGGTTGCGGAAGGTATATTTGCTGTTCCAGAAGCCGTTTCGGCCTTGTGTAGACATTATCATTTCCCCTGTAGCGTGGTTATGGTTCAGGCGACCATGGTGGCAAAGAGCTGGAGCGTTTCCAGCCCGCGGTCATACCAGCCGATCAGACCTTCATTAGCCTTCTTCATCAGCGCCAGACCGATAATTGCTCCGGCACCGAGCCACACGGTGTTGCGATTGGACGGCGACAGTTTACAGCATTGCATGGTGTTTCTCCCAGTCATCAGTCCCTGACACGATGTCAGGTTTCCATGACTATATGCCGATGATTCTGATCGATGTCAAGTAAGCATGACTTTTGGTAATGGAGAGATGTCTTTATGGCATGGGTAGATGTCATAAAGTGATGATTTGTAGACATTTTGGGGGATGCGCAAACGTCTGCGCGTTGCCGTGCGATGCGGGCCTAGCGGATGCGCTCGGTTTCCAGACCGCGCTTGCGCAACATCACCTGCACCGAATCGGGGCCGGCAAGATGGCCCGCACCGACTGCGACCAGAACTGTCCCTGGTGCATCGAGCCGGTCGTCGAGCCATTCAGCCCAGGCACGATTGCGATCAACCAGCAGCACATCGTAAAAGGCGTCACCCAGTTCCTCGCGCGACAGCCCCGATGCCATGGCGCTGGTCTTGCCCTGAGCCCAGCCATGATCGTCTGCGAAATAGGCAATCGGGTCGGCCAGCGACGGATTGGTCTCAGGCGTTCCGAATAACGGGCCTTTGCCGTCCCATTTGCTCAGCGCGGTATTGAGTTCGGCGATCATGGCAGTTTCGTCGATGGCGCTCATCGCCGCCATCACCGCATTGCCGTCCTCGATCGCGCTGATCGGCTTGTTGCTGCTCTTGAAGATTTTGCCGAGAACTGTCTCAACGCCATATTCATCGACCGAGCCAAAATCGGCGGCACCATCGTAAAAGCTGAAAAAGCCGAGCAACCAGACCGGCATGATGTCGATAAAGTCTTTCGGCATGCCGATCTGCTCTGCCAGCATTTCCAGCTTGGGTCTGTTTTCGGCGTCGACAAGGCTGCTCAGCGGGCCGCGCTCGGCAGTGGCGTTGAAGATGGTACCGATCATTTCCATCATCATTGCGTCGAGATCGTCCTCATCCTCGCTGGTCTCCATTACCAGTTCATCAGCTTCCTCGATAATCGCGTCGAGTTTGCTGGAGCGCCATTTGAAACCCTCTGGCAGGATATGGATGGTGCCGAACAGATAGATGGTGGTGTCGTCATCGGAGAGGCGCCAGATTGCGGGATTGGGTTCATAATCCTGACGCAGCGCCAGTGCCAACCGTGCCTTGTCGGCAAATGCTGTCCGCGAAGCGCTGCTGTCGCCATCACCCGGGCTGTCAACGGAAGTGTCGCCTTGACCCTTGAGCGTAAATTCGCTGCCCTGCTGCGTCTGGTCGGGGCCGTTTTTCACCTGTGCCTGAACAAGCGGCGTCTGGAACAGTGCTACAGCCAGCGTCATGGCCGCGATTTTGGTGATCAGACGATGAATGGCCGGCATAGGCGGGGCGTTCCCATTGTGATTGATGATCTCTGTCATACACCAGAAACAGCGCCAGAAGCGTATCCGTCAAGTAATTTTCCCAAAAACCGGGTGAATCGCCACGGTGCGCGTCTTGACCCGATGCACGCCATCCGCCAAAGCGCGGCTTCACATTTTGTGACTTTATCGTCAGCAAGCCGAAGGATAAACCGGTGGCCGACCCTACGCCGCTCAGCTTTCAGGAAATCATTCTCACCCTGCACGCCTTTTGGGCCAGGCAGGGCTGCGTCATCCTGCAGCCCTATGACATGGAGATGGGGGCGGGTACCTTTCACCCGGCGACGACTTTGCGCGCGCTGGGGCCTGAGCCCTGGAATGCCGCCTTTGTGCAACCCTGTCGCCGCCCGACCGATGGCCGCTATGGCGAGAACCCCAATCGCTTGCAGCATTACTATCAATATCAGGTGATATTGAAGCCATCGCCAAGCGATATCCAGCAGCTTTATCTCGATAGCCTTACCGCCATCGGTATTGATCCGCTGCTGCATGATATCCGCTTTGTCGAGGATGACTGGGAAAGCCCCACACTCGGCGCTTGGGGACTGGGCTGGGAAGTCTGGTGCGACGGCATGGAGGTGACGCAATTCACCTATTTCCAGCAAATGGGCGGCTATGACTGCAAGCCGGTGGCGGGCGAGCTCACATACGGCCTCGAACGGCTGGCGATGTATATTCAGGGGGTCGACAGCGTCTATGACCTGACCTTCAACGACGCCACCGCCGAGCATAAGCCCACCAGCTATGGCGATGTCTTCCTCGAAAACGAACGCCAGATGAGCACTTGGAATTTCGAAGTGGCGGAGACAGAGGCGCTGTTTGATCTGTTCAAAAAAGCCACGGCGGAATGCGAAAATTGCTTGGAGAAACAGCTGCCACTTCCGGCCTATGAGCAAGCGATCAAAGCCAGCCATATCTTCAACCTGTTGCAGGCTCGGGGCGTGATCTCGGTCGCCGAACGCCAGGCCTATATGGGCCGCGTCCGCGATCTCGCACGGGGCTCATGCGAGGCGCATATGGCCAAGGAGAAGGACCGCTGGGCCGAGCAATATCCGGGGTGGTCGGTGTGATGGTTGCCCAGCAAAATCCTCCCCGGGACGGGGAGGGGGACCGCGCGAAGCGTGGTGGAGGGAGCGCTGCGTCTTTACGCAAGCCCACCGTTTACAAAGCTCGTCGCCTGCGAAAAGAAATGACTCTGCCCGAAATTAAGCTCTGGCAAGCATTGCGTGGCAAGAAACTTGGCGTGAAATTTCGTCGGCAATACCCCATTGGTCCCTATGTCGCGGATTTTTTCTGCAACGAGAAGAAACTGGTTATCGAGGTGGATGGGCAAGTGCATGGCATGGGCGAAAAGCCTGAAAGCGATGCGGCCAGAGATAACTATATGAAAGAACAGGGCTATACTGTTTTGCGCTTCGCTGCGGAGACCATTCTTTCTGATTTCGAGGCGGTGATTATCGCTATTGCTGCGCAAGTGGATGGCCCCCTCCACCAGCCTTCGCCAAGGCTACGGCCGGTCCCCCTCCCCGCAAGCGGGGAGGATATATAATGACCGATTTCCTCCTCGAATTGCTCTCCGAAGAAATCCCGGCGCGGATGCAGGGCAAGGCGCGGGCCGATCTGGAGCGGCTGTTTACCGCGCAACTGGACGAGGCCGGGCTCAAGGCCGAGAGCATTACCACCTGGTCCACCCCGCGGCGGCTGGCGTTGATTGCGCGCGGCTTGCCGGATGAGACCGAGGCGGTACATGATGAGGTCAAAGGTCCACCCGAAGGCGCGCCGGATCAGGCGGTGGATGGTTTCTGCCGCAAGAACAGTGTCACCCGTGACCAGCTGGAAGTGCGCGAAGTTAAAGGGCGGGCGACCTATTTCGCCGTGATCAACACCCCGGGCCGTGCCACCAGCGATGTGCTGGCCGAAGCAATCCCCGCGATTATCCGCGCCTTCCCATGGCCGAAATCAATGCGCTGGGGCAAAGCCAGCATCAGCACCGAAAGCCTGCGCTGGGTGCGGCCTTTGCAGGGCATTATCGCATTGTTCGGCGGCGATGTCGTGGAATGCGAAGTGGATGGCATCAAAGCCGACCGCGTCACCGTCGGCCACCGCTTCCACTATGGCGCGCCTGCGACGCGCCTGGTCGAAGACATGGCGGATATGATCCCGCTGGAACGCATCGCCGCCAGCAGTTCAGCGCATAGCGATGTGCCGCTGATCACCATCAACAGCGCCGATGATTATGCCGACAGCCTGCGCGGCGGGCATGTGATTGTCGATCATGAAGAGCGGCAGAACATCATCCGCGAGGGCGCAGCCAAAGCTGCCGCAGATGCCGGTCTGGTGCTGGTCGAGGATGAGGGACTGGTGATCGAGAATGCCGGCCTCACCGAATGGCCGGTGCCGCTGCTCGGGCGCTATGACGAGGCGTTTCTCGATGTTCCCGAAGAGGTGATCCAGCTGACGGCGCGGGTGAACCAGAAATATTTTATCTGCCGCGCCCCCCTCCCGCTTGCGGGAGGGGGCGGGGGAGGGCCTGCAACGGCTGACGAACCCTCCCCTAACCCCTCCCGCAGGCGAGAGGGGGACTTGGCCCCGGCCTTTGTCTGCACCGCTAATATTAACGCCAGCGATGGCGGCAAGGCGGTGGTCGCGGGCAATGAAAAGGTGCTCGCCGCGCGGCTCGCCGATGCGAAATTCTTTTGGGAGTTGGACCAGAAAACGCCGCTGGAGGCTCATGCCGAGAAACTGAACAATATCGTCTTTCACGAAAAGCTGGGCACCGTCGCCGACAAGGTGGAGCGCGTCGCCAAGCTGGCGCGGTGGTTGTGTGAGGAGGGGATAATTCCTCCCCGGGACGGGGAGGTGGCAGGCGCCGTAGCGCCAGCGAACGCGGCTGACGGAAGGGGTTCTCCATCGGGCACAGCGCAAGTGGATACCCCCCTCCACCGCGCAAGCGCGGTCCCCCTCCCCGCAAGCGGGGAGGAACTCGCTGACCTCGCCGAACAGGCGGCCAGGCTGTGCAAGGCTGATCTGGTGACCGAGATGGTCGGTGAATTCCCCGAATTACAGGGCCTTATGGGCGGCTATTATGCCGAGAAAGAAGGTCTCGACCCGCAAGTCGCCACCGCCATCCGCGACCATTACAAGCCGGTGGGGCAGGGCGATGAGGTGCCGACTGCGCCGGTGACGGTGGCGGTGAGTTTGGCGGATAAGCTGGATACGCTGGTTGGGTTTTTTGCGATTGATGAAAAACCTACGGGGTCCAAGGATCCGTTTGCGCTCAGAAGGGCAGCGCTGGCGATCATTTCTTTATTTATGAACAATGGGTATCGCGCCTCACTCAACGTAATTTTTAAGACCGTTTTTAAAGATCTAGAATTTCAGATTAAAACAGAAATGAGTCTTTTGGGGCGTCAATCGATGAACCAAAAACTCGCAGATGATACTGTTGAAGAAATTGCGGCTAATCAAAGAGCAGAGACTGCAGGCGAATGGGTTCTCCCTGAACCAGTTTCAGTAGAAGTTGTTCGTAAAGACCTATCGCAGCTCAATGAAAGGCTTGATTTGCTAAGTCGAACTTGGTCTCAATTGGACGAATTAGCATCTTTGGCAGACATATCTGCTTTCATCGTTGATCGCCTCAAAGTGCAACAGCGCGAGGCAGGCGTTCGTCACGACCTCATCGATGCAGTGTTCGCGCTGGGCGGCGAGGATGATCTGGTCCGTCTGCTGGCCCGAGTGAAGGCGTTGCAGGGCTTTGTCGAAACCGAGGACGGCGCCAATTTACTCGCGGGCTATAAGCGCGCGGCGAACATACTAAAGAAAGAGGAAACTCCCTCTCCCCAGCGGGGAGAGGGTCGGGGTGAGCGTCCCAAGCCAGAAGGTGCAGAACACCCTCACCCAACCCTCTCCCTTAAGGGAGAGGGCTTTAGGGACTTGCCCTATACGCCCGAACCCTCCGAAGCCGCGCTTATTACCGCATTGAC
Above is a genomic segment from Pseudomonadota bacterium containing:
- a CDS encoding TraB/GumN family protein encodes the protein MNISFFTRSIPTLGLVMTSIGAAFATPAPALAEQESAQATPEATDMTDVDPALWIVQDEDTTIYLFGTLHLLRPKLSWFDEAVRDAFDASDELVLEMIEPDPAKMQEIITSRAIDFNNPLRGKLDETEKATFDRAMTAIGMPVAAFDRMEPWFAAINLGVLPLVQAGYDLNSGVEKVLITQAKADGKTLVELESAEQQIGFLDNLPEKTQINYLISTAAGVDSVAEQSDAMITSWGDADIDALAAIMHAGFADPLLYDTMLTNRNIDWAGWIKTRLDTPGTVFIAVGAGHLAGDKSVQQQLARLNITTRRVEY
- a CDS encoding glycine--tRNA ligase subunit beta; translation: MTDFLLELLSEEIPARMQGKARADLERLFTAQLDEAGLKAESITTWSTPRRLALIARGLPDETEAVHDEVKGPPEGAPDQAVDGFCRKNSVTRDQLEVREVKGRATYFAVINTPGRATSDVLAEAIPAIIRAFPWPKSMRWGKASISTESLRWVRPLQGIIALFGGDVVECEVDGIKADRVTVGHRFHYGAPATRLVEDMADMIPLERIAASSSAHSDVPLITINSADDYADSLRGGHVIVDHEERQNIIREGAAKAAADAGLVLVEDEGLVIENAGLTEWPVPLLGRYDEAFLDVPEEVIQLTARVNQKYFICRAPLPLAGGGGGGPATADEPSPNPSRRREGDLAPAFVCTANINASDGGKAVVAGNEKVLAARLADAKFFWELDQKTPLEAHAEKLNNIVFHEKLGTVADKVERVAKLARWLCEEGIIPPRDGEVAGAVAPANAADGRGSPSGTAQVDTPLHRASAVPLPASGEELADLAEQAARLCKADLVTEMVGEFPELQGLMGGYYAEKEGLDPQVATAIRDHYKPVGQGDEVPTAPVTVAVSLADKLDTLVGFFAIDEKPTGSKDPFALRRAALAIISLFMNNGYRASLNVIFKTVFKDLEFQIKTEMSLLGRQSMNQKLADDTVEEIAANQRAETAGEWVLPEPVSVEVVRKDLSQLNERLDLLSRTWSQLDELASLADISAFIVDRLKVQQREAGVRHDLIDAVFALGGEDDLVRLLARVKALQGFVETEDGANLLAGYKRAANILKKEETPSPQRGEGRGERPKPEGAEHPHPTLSLKGEGFRDLPYTPEPSEAALITALTEAKPAAAAAVEEERFEDAMTALASLRAPIDAFFDDVTVNDPDADKRAARLALLADIRNTIHTVADFSKIEG
- a CDS encoding endonuclease domain-containing protein; translated protein: MRKEMTLPEIKLWQALRGKKLGVKFRRQYPIGPYVADFFCNEKKLVIEVDGQVHGMGEKPESDAARDNYMKEQGYTVLRFAAETILSDFEAVIIAIAAQVDGPLHQPSPRLRPVPLPASGEDI
- a CDS encoding glycine--tRNA ligase subunit alpha, translating into MADPTPLSFQEIILTLHAFWARQGCVILQPYDMEMGAGTFHPATTLRALGPEPWNAAFVQPCRRPTDGRYGENPNRLQHYYQYQVILKPSPSDIQQLYLDSLTAIGIDPLLHDIRFVEDDWESPTLGAWGLGWEVWCDGMEVTQFTYFQQMGGYDCKPVAGELTYGLERLAMYIQGVDSVYDLTFNDATAEHKPTSYGDVFLENERQMSTWNFEVAETEALFDLFKKATAECENCLEKQLPLPAYEQAIKASHIFNLLQARGVISVAERQAYMGRVRDLARGSCEAHMAKEKDRWAEQYPGWSV
- a CDS encoding TraB/GumN family protein, coding for MPAIHRLITKIAAMTLAVALFQTPLVQAQVKNGPDQTQQGSEFTLKGQGDTSVDSPGDGDSSASRTAFADKARLALALRQDYEPNPAIWRLSDDDTTIYLFGTIHILPEGFKWRSSKLDAIIEEADELVMETSEDEDDLDAMMMEMIGTIFNATAERGPLSSLVDAENRPKLEMLAEQIGMPKDFIDIMPVWLLGFFSFYDGAADFGSVDEYGVETVLGKIFKSSNKPISAIEDGNAVMAAMSAIDETAMIAELNTALSKWDGKGPLFGTPETNPSLADPIAYFADDHGWAQGKTSAMASGLSREELGDAFYDVLLVDRNRAWAEWLDDRLDAPGTVLVAVGAGHLAGPDSVQVMLRKRGLETERIR
- a CDS encoding helix-turn-helix transcriptional regulator; translation: MKNRLKVLRAERNWSQAELAQHLDVSRQAVNAIETGKYDPSLPLAFRIARLFGQAIEEIFDDGVQPG